A segment of the Cyanobacteria bacterium QS_8_64_29 genome:
GGCGTATCGGCGCTACAAGTTCTGGTTTTCCCCGAGGCCGGAGCCTCGGCGCAAGATTCGCTTATCATGCGCCTGCTGGCAGCCACCACCGACCTCGATTTAGCCGATGCGGATGCCGCGTTCGCCGCGCAGAGCGAGGTTATTACCATCCTGTCGGAGTTGGGGGTGGTCATTTTGCTGTTCGAGATCGGGCTGGAATCCGATCTCAAGGAACTGCTGCGCGTGGGACCGCAAGCAGCCCTGGTGGCGATTGTGGGCGTGGTGGCACCTTTTGCAGGCGGAACGGCGGGCCTGTTTTATTTGTTTGACGTTCCGGCCATCCCAGCGATTTTTGCCGGCGCTGCCCTGACCGCGACCAGCATCGGCATCACGGCCAAGGTCTTAGCCGAGCTGGGCCAGCTAAACGCCCAGGAAGGCCGCATCATCATTGGCGCGGCCGTGCTGGATGACATTCTGGGCGTCATCATCCTGGCCGTCGTCGCCAGCCTGATCAAAACCGGCGACGTTCAGGTGGGCAACATTGTCTATTTGGTGGCGAGCGCGGGCGTGTTTTTGGTGGGCGCCATTTTGCTGGGCCGCCTCCTTAGCCCCTATTTCGTCAGCTTGGTCGATGAGATGAACACCCGCGGCCAGCTACTGCTGATGTCGCTAGTGGTGGCATTCGGCTTGGCCTACGTGGCAACCGCCATCCAGCTCGAGGCCTTGTTGGGCGCGTTTGCCGCCGGGCTGATCCTGGCCGAGACCGAGAAGCGCCAGCCTCTAGAAGAACAGATCGTGCCCGTGGCGGATGTCTTTGTGCCAGTCTTTTTTGTCTGCGTTGGGGCCAAAACCGATCTGAGCGTCCTCAACCCGGCCGTGCCCAGCAACCGCGAAGGGTTGATCCTGGCTGCCTTTTTGATTTTGGTCGCCATTTTGGGCAAGGCGATCGCCGGCTACGCCATCGTCGGCCAGCCCGAGACCGACAAACTGGCCATTGGCATAGGCATGGTGCCGCGCGGCGAGGTGGGGTTGGTGTTTGCCGGCATTGGCTCCTCCAGCGGTGCCCTATCCGAGTCCACGGATGTTGCCATCGTGGTCATGGTGATCGTGACGACCTTTATTGCGCCGCCGCTGTTGCGCCTGGTTTTCCCGCAAGCGCCCGCCGAAGCGGCCGAGGCGGAGCAAGCGGCCCCCTCACCGGCCGCCCCGACAGCCGAGAGCGAAGAAACGGCCCAGCAAGATCGCAAGTAGGCCCCCCTACTGGCGATCGCGTGCGTTAAGATTGCGTTCGATTTGCAATCGCCTGGAACGGTTGGCCAGCCGCAGCAGTCGGTCGTTCTTTGGGAGATTGGGCAGATGGCACATCGCTGTTGGGATAGCAGCATTCTCAAATTCCCCTATCGGTGTTAAGACAGAACTCGGCCAAGCACGTCCGTGCGAGCGCGCAGGCTCTATCGTTTGGTGAGGAGTGAGATTGGTTAGCTATCGCTGGCTGCTGCTTGGGTGCCTGGGGGCGCTGCTAGCGCCGGCCCCTGCCGAGGCCGGCGGCTTAATGTACTGGCGCTTCGAGCAGAGCAAGCAGCAGCTGACGTTCCGCACTGAAGAGGGCGTCCAGCCTAAAGCGCAGCTCATTACCAACCCCACCCGCGTCGTCATCGATTTGCCCGGGACGAAGCTGGAGCGCCCCACGGTAAACGACCCCGTAGGCGGCGCTATCCGCGAGGTGCGCCTCGGCCAGTACGACGAGCAGACCACTCGCATCGTTGTTGAGCTCAAATCTGGCTATACGATCGACCCCGAGAAGGTCCAAATCCGCGGCTACACGCCCCGGCGCTGGTCAGTCACGCTGCCCGAGCCGCAAAAGCGCGAGGTGTCGCTGCCCTCAGCTTCGCCATCCGGCAGCAGCGATGCAACGGCCAACCGCCTGCCAGCGAGCTTGCAAGTCACCCAGCAGGGGTTGTTCCTCAATCTCAATGGCAATTCGCCGGATGAGGTCAACATCAGCCGCGCCCAGGGCGGCAAGCGCTTCGATGTTGCCCTCAAAGGCACCCAGCTTCCCGAGGACTTAGCCGGCCAGACCTTCCCCATCAACCGCCACGGTGTGGCCGAGATACGCTTCTTGCAGCAAGATGGGGCCACCGCGATCGCGCGCTTGCAACTGACCCAGGCTGCGGACCGCGGCGCTTGGCAAGCCTCTTACAGCGAGGTGGGCGGTTTGGTGTTGCTTCCGCCCCCGGGCGGCAACACCGGCAGCGGGGCTTCGCTCGAGGCCGTCGAGCGTTCGGCGCCAGGGGCAGAGCCGGCAACCATCCAATCCGTGCAGCTCTCGGGGCCCGGCGATCGCATCCTGATTCGAGCGGATGGCCCCCTCGGCGCCCAAAGCAGCGCGCGTGACGATAGCGGCGGCTATACCATTACTTTGCCCCAAGCCCAACTAGACGCCTCAGTCCAGGGTCCCAACCTGACCGAAGACAGCCCCATCGCGCGCCTACAACTGCGACAGCAAGATAGCGACACGGTTGCCGTCCGCGTGGGGCCCAAGCCAGGGGTCAGCATCGGCGACATTGACCGGCCGCGCGAGGGGACTTTGGCGCTCAAGCTAGAGCGAACGCCCACGCGCCGCTCCATAGCCGTCCCCGAGCCCGAACGCTTGATTCAGGTGGCCGAGGGCGGCTCGGGAGGCAACAACACCCAGCAGCAACGTTCCAACTCAGCCCAATCCAGCCAGGCCAATAAACCCAAACCCTCCGAGGTCATCGAGCAAAACGTGCTCGTCATGCTCGATCCCGGCCACGGCGGCAAGGACCCGGGCGGGCGAGGCATCGGCGGTCTCTCCGAGATCGATGTGGTGGGCGACATTGCCAAGCATGCCGCGCGCAAGATGCAGCAGGCCGGCATTAGCATTCGCCTCACCCGGGATGACAACTACTTTGTCAGCCTCGAGCGGCGCGCCGAGATGGCCAACCGGCAGGATGCCGATCTGTTCGTCAGCATCCACGCCAACACCATGGCCGCCAATCGCCCCGACGTTAACGGCATTGAGGTCTATCACTACGACTCGAGCGGCACGGGCAAGTGGCTGGCCAAAAACATCCACCAGCAGATTCTGCGCAACATCGATGTCACCGATCGGGGCTTGCAGACCGCCAACTTCTACGTTCTGCGCAACACGGCCATGCCCGCTGTCCTGGTGGAGACCGGCTTTTTGACGGGGCGCCAGGATGCCCGCCGGTTGAAGGACCCGCAGTACCGCCGCCGAATGGGCGAGGCGATCGCGCAAGGCATTCTGCAGTACGTGCAGCAGGCCGACTTTTAGGGGCGCCTGCCGCGCTAGGCGTGACTGTCGTTAGCTGTTGATGCCATCGCTTGGTTCTTCCCAACTCGAGCTGCGCGCTTCCGAGGCCGGCGCCGATCCCAACGCCCGCATTGGCATTTTTGACAGCGGCGTGGGCGGCATCACCGTGCTTCGCGAGCTCTACCGGCACTTGCCAGCCGAATCCGTGCTCTACTTTGCCGATACGGCGCGGCTCCCCTACGGCACGCGATCGCAGGCTGAGATCGTCCAGTTCGCGCGCGAGATCCTCCACTGGATGGTGGCCCAGCACGTCAAAATTGCCATCATGGCGTGCAACACCTGCTCGGCGCTCGCGCTCGAGGTGGTGCGCCACGAGTTCGACATTCCCATTTTGAGCCCGATTGCACCTGCTTCCCAAGCCGCTGTCGCGCAGGGGGGCCGCATCGGAACCATTGCCACCCCAGCCACGGCCGCCAGCAACGCCTACAAGCGCGCCATCCACGCGATCGACAGCAGCGCTTCCGTGTGGCAGGTGGGCTGCCCGGAGTTCGTCCCGCTGGTGGAGCAAAACCGCATCACCGACCCCTACGCCTATCGCATCGCGCAGCAGTATCTGGCGCCGCTGCAGGCGCGCGGCATCAACACGCTCATCTACGGCTGCACGCACTACCCCCACCTCGCTCCCGTGCTGCAGGCCATCCTCGCGCCCCAGGTGCGCACCATCGATCCGGCCCATCACGTGGTGGCGCTCGCCGAGCGCGAGCTCGCGCAGCGGAACCTCAAAAGCACCCACCCTGCCCAGCCCACGCGCTTCTGCGTTAGCGGCTCGCCCCAACAGTTCGCGCAACTGTCGCGCCAATGGCTGGGATGTATCCCCCAAGTGGAGCGCGTCGATTTGGCTGCGACCCGTCCGGTGCCGTTCCCGTCGGCCAGCGGCGCGAAGTCCGCGGCCGAATGAGGGCGGAGGGACAACGCGCCACTAGCTTAGAATTGGAAGCACGTATGTAAATTTTCATAACGACCGCCGCGCTGGATGGGCCCATCGATGACCTCCGTCGCCTCGCTGCTAGCGCCCGTTGAAGCGGACCTGCGCCTGCTGGCCGATAACCTCAAGTCCTTGGTGGGGACGCGCCATCCCATCTTGAGCGCGGCAGCCGAGCACTTGTTCGGCGCGGGCGGCAAGCGCATGCGGCCCGCGATCGTCTTGCTAGTCTCGCGCGCGACTGCAACGGCCGATGACATCACGCCGCGGCACCGGCGCCTGGCCGAGATCGCCGAGATGATCCACACCGCCAGCCTGGTTCACGATGACGTTGTCGATGAAGCCCCAACGCGGCGCAACGTCGCCACCGTCAACCACCTGTTCGGCAACCGCGTGGCCGTGCTGGCCGGCGATTTTTTATTCGCCCAGTCATCGTGGTATCTGGCCAATCTGGACAATCTGGATGCGGTCAAGCTGCTCTCGGAGGTCATTCGCGACTTCGCCGAAGGCGAGATCCAGCAGGAGCTGAGCCAGTTCGACACCAGCCAGTCGATCGCGGCCTACCTACAAAAAAGCTATTTCAAAACGGCCTCGCTGATGGCCAACAGCGCCAAAGCGGCCGGCTTGCTCAGCGGGGTCAGCAGCAGCACGGCCGAGCAGCTCTACTGCTACGGGCGCGATTTTGGCTTAGCTTTCCAGATCGTGGACGACATTTTGGACCTGACGGCCTCTAGCGAGGTGCTAGGCAAACCGGCGGGCTCGGATTTGGCGGGCGGCAACCTGACCGCACCAGTGCTTTACGCCCTGGAGGAAGTGCCCGAGCTGCAGTCGCTTTTGGCCCGCAAGCTAGCTCAATCGGGCGATCTCGAGCGCGCCATGGACTTGGTCAATGCCAGCAACGGCATCGCGCGCGCGCGCGAGCTGGCCCACCAGCACG
Coding sequences within it:
- a CDS encoding glutamate racemase — encoded protein: MPSLGSSQLELRASEAGADPNARIGIFDSGVGGITVLRELYRHLPAESVLYFADTARLPYGTRSQAEIVQFAREILHWMVAQHVKIAIMACNTCSALALEVVRHEFDIPILSPIAPASQAAVAQGGRIGTIATPATAASNAYKRAIHAIDSSASVWQVGCPEFVPLVEQNRITDPYAYRIAQQYLAPLQARGINTLIYGCTHYPHLAPVLQAILAPQVRTIDPAHHVVALAERELAQRNLKSTHPAQPTRFCVSGSPQQFAQLSRQWLGCIPQVERVDLAATRPVPFPSASGAKSAAE
- the sds gene encoding solanesyl diphosphate synthase, with translation MTSVASLLAPVEADLRLLADNLKSLVGTRHPILSAAAEHLFGAGGKRMRPAIVLLVSRATATADDITPRHRRLAEIAEMIHTASLVHDDVVDEAPTRRNVATVNHLFGNRVAVLAGDFLFAQSSWYLANLDNLDAVKLLSEVIRDFAEGEIQQELSQFDTSQSIAAYLQKSYFKTASLMANSAKAAGLLSGVSSSTAEQLYCYGRDFGLAFQIVDDILDLTASSEVLGKPAGSDLAGGNLTAPVLYALEEVPELQSLLARKLAQSGDLERAMDLVNASNGIARARELAHQHVRQAMQALEALEPSQPRQALLELGDYAVGRLY
- a CDS encoding sodium:proton antiporter is translated as MSALTSWAYRFEPCILAAAEGGESADGTVVLAGVLLSLIAVYLASKAGGELCARLNLPSVLGELLGGVVVGVSALQVLVFPEAGASAQDSLIMRLLAATTDLDLADADAAFAAQSEVITILSELGVVILLFEIGLESDLKELLRVGPQAALVAIVGVVAPFAGGTAGLFYLFDVPAIPAIFAGAALTATSIGITAKVLAELGQLNAQEGRIIIGAAVLDDILGVIILAVVASLIKTGDVQVGNIVYLVASAGVFLVGAILLGRLLSPYFVSLVDEMNTRGQLLLMSLVVAFGLAYVATAIQLEALLGAFAAGLILAETEKRQPLEEQIVPVADVFVPVFFVCVGAKTDLSVLNPAVPSNREGLILAAFLILVAILGKAIAGYAIVGQPETDKLAIGIGMVPRGEVGLVFAGIGSSSGALSESTDVAIVVMVIVTTFIAPPLLRLVFPQAPAEAAEAEQAAPSPAAPTAESEETAQQDRK
- a CDS encoding N-acetylmuramoyl-L-alanine amidase produces the protein MVSYRWLLLGCLGALLAPAPAEAGGLMYWRFEQSKQQLTFRTEEGVQPKAQLITNPTRVVIDLPGTKLERPTVNDPVGGAIREVRLGQYDEQTTRIVVELKSGYTIDPEKVQIRGYTPRRWSVTLPEPQKREVSLPSASPSGSSDATANRLPASLQVTQQGLFLNLNGNSPDEVNISRAQGGKRFDVALKGTQLPEDLAGQTFPINRHGVAEIRFLQQDGATAIARLQLTQAADRGAWQASYSEVGGLVLLPPPGGNTGSGASLEAVERSAPGAEPATIQSVQLSGPGDRILIRADGPLGAQSSARDDSGGYTITLPQAQLDASVQGPNLTEDSPIARLQLRQQDSDTVAVRVGPKPGVSIGDIDRPREGTLALKLERTPTRRSIAVPEPERLIQVAEGGSGGNNTQQQRSNSAQSSQANKPKPSEVIEQNVLVMLDPGHGGKDPGGRGIGGLSEIDVVGDIAKHAARKMQQAGISIRLTRDDNYFVSLERRAEMANRQDADLFVSIHANTMAANRPDVNGIEVYHYDSSGTGKWLAKNIHQQILRNIDVTDRGLQTANFYVLRNTAMPAVLVETGFLTGRQDARRLKDPQYRRRMGEAIAQGILQYVQQADF